In Cicer arietinum cultivar CDC Frontier isolate Library 1 chromosome 7, Cicar.CDCFrontier_v2.0, whole genome shotgun sequence, a single window of DNA contains:
- the LOC101504486 gene encoding vacuolar protein-sorting-associated protein 11 homolog — MYQWRKFEFFEEKYAAKCTIPDEEEDINEKEKEKEKERKIECCSSGRGKVVTGFDDGTVCLFDRGLKFNYSFQPHSNSVLFLQQLKQRNFLVTIGEDEQLTPQQSALCLKVFDLDKMQSESSSKASPDCVGILRIFTNQFPEATITSFIVLEEVPPILLIAIGLDNGSIYCIKGDIARERITRFKLQVENHSEKTLSSITGLGFRVDGQSLQLFAVTPSSVSLFSLHDQPPRRQTLDQIGCGINSVAMSDRSEFIIGRPEAVYFYEVDGRGPCWAFEGEKKLVGWFRGYLLCVIADQRTGKQTFNIYDLKNRLIAHSTLVKEVSHMLYEWGNIILITTDKSALCIGEKDMESKLDMLFKKNLYTVAINLVQTQQADAAATSEVLRKYGDHLYSKQDYDEAMAQYIHTIGHLEPSYVIQKFLDAQRIYNLTNYLEKLHEKGLASKDHTTLLLNCYTKLKDVEKLNLFIKSEDSIGELKFDVETAIRVCRAANYHEHAMYVAKKAGRHEWYLKILLEDLGSYEEALEYISSLESSQAGMTIKEYGKILIEHKPLETIQILIRLCTDDGDKKGQSNGVYVSMLPSPVDFLSIFVHHPESLMDFLEKYTNKVKDSPAQVEINNTLLELYISNELNFPSVSQVNEGADYLNVASQKTLSSSAKSNGTIADHKRSEKEKHRLERREKGLRMLKSAWPPEAEHPLYDVDLAIILCEMNVFKNGLLYLYEKMKLYKEVIACYMQAHDHEGLIACCKRLGDSVKGGDPSLWADVLKYFGELGEDCSKEVKEVLNYIERDNILPPIIVLQTLSRNPCLTLSVIKDYIARKLEQESKMIEEDRQAIEKYQDDTQTMRKEIQDLRTNARIFQLSKCTACTFTLDLPAVHFMCMHSFHLRCLGDNEKECPECAPEYRSVLETKRNLEQNSKDQDRFFQKVKNSKDGFSVIAEYFGKGIISKTSNGSTSGLRSGNASSSSGF, encoded by the exons ATGTATCAATGGAGGAAGTTCGAGTTCTTCGAGGAGAAGTACGCTGCAAAATGCACAATTccagatgaagaagaagacatcaatgagaaggagaaagagaaagagaaagagagaaaaatcgAGTGCTGTTCGAGCGGAAGGGGTAAAGTGGTAACTGGTTTTGATGATGGCACCGTTTGCTTGTTCGATCGAGGACTTAAGTTCAATTATTCTTTTCAACCTCACTCCAATTCTGTTCTCTTTCTTCAGCAGCTCAAG CAACGCAACTTCCTGGTAACAATTGGGGAAGATGAACAACTCACTCCTCAGCAATCGGCTTTGTGCCTGAAGGTTTTTGACCTAGATAAGATGCAATCTGAAAGTTCAAGCAAGGCGAGTCCTGATTGTGTTGGGATATTGCGTATATTCACTAATCAGTTTCCTGAGGCAACG ATTACATCTTTTATAGTCTTAGAGGAAGTGCCGCCTATACTACTCATAGCTATTGGCTTAGACAACGGTTCTATTTACTGCATCAAAGGAGACATTGCACGTGAGCGTATCACCCGTTTCAAGCTTCAAGTGGAAAACCATTCAGAGAAAACTCTTTCCTCAATCACTGGTCTTGGGTTTAGGGTGGACGGTCAATCACTTCAGTTGTTTGCAGTAACCCCAAGTTCTGTGAGCTTGTTTTCATTGCACGATCAACCACCAAGAAGGCAAACCCTTGATCAGATTGGATGTGGTATAAACAGTGTTGCGATGAGTGACCGTTCT GAGTTTATAATTGGTCGTCCAGAGGCAGTATATTTTTATGAAGTTGACGGGCGTGGTCCTTGTTGGGCGTTTGAGGGAGAAAAGAAATTGGTAGGATGGTTTCGTGGATACCTTTTGTGTGTTATTGCGGATCAAAGAACAGGAAAACAAACTTTCAACATCTATGACCTGAAGAATCGTTTAATAGCCCACAGTACGTTGGTTAAAGAAGTTTCTCATATGCTCTATGAATGGGGTAACATCATACTCATAACGACTGACAAATCAGCTTTATGTATTGGGGAAAAGGATATGGAAAGCAAGTTAGACATGTTATTCAAGAAAAACCTATATACTGTAGCAATCAATCTTGTTCAGACTCAACAAGCCGATGCCGCAGCTACTTCTGAAGTGCTGAGAAAATATGGAGATCATCTATACAGCAAGCAAGACTACGATGAAGCGATGGCCCAGTACATACATACTATTGGTCACCTTGAACCTTCTTATGTGATTCAGAAGTTTTTGGATGCTCAGAGAATCTACAACCTCACAAATTACTTGGAAAAGCTACACGAGAAGGGTCTTGCTTCTAAAGATCACACCACACTTCTATTAAACTGTTACACCAAATTGAAAGATGTTGAAAAATTGAATCTGTTCATCAAAAGTGAAGACAGCATTGGGGAACTTAAGTTTGACGTGGAAACAGCTATCAGGGTTTGCCGTGCTGCCAATTACCATGAGCATGCAATGTATGTTGCAAAGAAGGCAGGGAGGCACGAATGGTACTTGAAAATCTTGCTTGAAGATCTTGGTAGTTATGAAGAGGCCTTGGAATATATTTCTAGTCTTGAATCGAGTCAGGCAGGGATGACGATAAAGGAGTATGGTAAAATTCTAATAGAGCACAAGCCGTTGGAGACGATTCAGATTCTCATTAGGCTTTGCACAGATGATGGTGACAAAAAAGGACAATCAAATGGTGTGTACGTGTCTATGTTGCCATCTCCTGTTGATTTTCTCAGCATCTTTGTTCATCACCCTGAGTCCCTTATggattttcttgaaaaatataCCAATAAGGTCAAGGACTCACCTGCTCAGGTGGAGATTAACAATACCCTCTTAGAGTTGTATATATCCAATGAATTGAACTTTCCTTCAGTATCACAAGTTAATGAGGGTGCAGATTACCTTAATGTAGCATCACAAAAAACTTTGAGTTCAAGTGCCAAGTCCAATGGAACTATTGCCGATCACAAACGTTCAGAAAAGGAAAAGCACCGTCTTGAAAGGCGTGAAAAGGGACTACGCATGCTTAAGAGTGCATGGCCTCCAGAGGCAGAACATCCACTTTATGATGTTGATTTAGCTATTATACTATGTGAAATGAATGTTTTCAAAAACGGGCTTTTGTATTTGTATGAAAAGATGAAACTCTATAAGGAAGTAATCGCATGCTACATGCAGGCGCATGATCATGAGGGATTAATTGCATGCTGCAAAAGACTGGGCGATTCAGTTAAAGGAGGGGATCCATCTCTTTGGGCAGATGTACTCAAATATTTTGGTGAGCTTGGTGAAGATTGTTCCAAAGAAGTAAAAGAAGTTTTGAATTACATAGAGAGGGATAATATTTTGCCCCCCATAATTGTCCTTCAAACTCTTTCAAGAAATCCTTGCCTCACACTTTCTGTGATCAAGGATTACATTGCTCGGAAGCTTGAGCAGGAATCAAAGATGATTGAGGAGGACCGACAAGCTATTGAGAAATACCAG GATGACACACAAACAATGAGAAAAGAAATTCAGGATCTTAGGACAAACGCGAGGATTTTTCAGCTTAGCAAGTGCACGGCATGCACTTTCACCCTAGATCTGCCTGCTGTGCACTTCATGTGCATGCACTCATTCCATTTGCGGTGCCTTGGCGATAACGAAAAAGAATGCCCTGAGTGTGCCCCAGAATATAGGTCTGTCTTAGAAACGAAAAGAAATTTAGAGCAAAATTCTAAGGATCAGGACAGGTTTTTCCAGAAGGTTAAGAACTCCAAAGATGGGTTTTCGGTCATTGCTGAATATTTCGGGAAAGGGATCATCAGCAAAACAAGCAATGGATCGACTTCGGGTCTCAGATCTGGGAATGCATCATCCAGCAGTGGCTTCTGA
- the LOC105851450 gene encoding hydroquinone glucosyltransferase gives MNMNMNMNTNFHGEPIHIAVVSGVGYSHLVPILHFSNILVNLHPYIHVTCLIPSLGSPPNSSKSILQTLPSNINYTFLPPVHPNDLPQGLPLEMQIEHTVTHSLPSIHKALKSLTLRTPFVAMIADSFVVEALEFAKEFNMLSYIYYPASATTLSLNLYLPKLDAETSCEYKDIQKPIQIPGCIPLHGRDLSTTIQDRSSQLYKFKLQRVKKFHFVDGIFVNSFLEMEMGPIKTLTQEGSGNPVVYPVGPIIQQDTQHGNNIECSAWLDKQKPRSVLFVSFGSGGTLSQEQIFELALGLELSNHKFLWVVRAPSSRSKSAAYLSAQNDGIDPSEFLPYGFLERTKEKGLVITSWAPQIQILSHSSVGGFLSHCGWNSTLESAMHGVPLITWPLFAEQRMNAVLLNEGLKVGLRPKVNENGIVEKIEVAEVIKCFMKDEKLRNNMKKLKEAATNALKENGSSIKILSQLTLKWRNLAKETNFKECFTEIVVF, from the coding sequence ATGAACATGAACATGAACATGAACACAAACTTCCATGGAGAACCAATTCACATTGCAGTTGTTTCAGGTGTTGGGTACAGCCATTTAGTCCCTATTCTTCATTTCTCTAACATTCTTGTTAACCTTCATCCATACATTCATGTCACATGTCTCATTCCCTCACTTGGGTCTCCCCCAAATTCCTCAAAATCCATCCTTCAAACTCTTCCATCAAACATCAACTACACTTTTCTTCCACCAGTTCACCCCAATGACCTACCACAAGGACTCCCCTTAGAAATGCAAATTGAACACACAGTCACTCATTCATTGCCATCTATACATAAAGCCTTGAAATCCTTAACTTTAAGGACACCCTTTGTGGCCATGATTGCTGACTCTTTTGTTGTTGAAGCATTAGAGTTTGCTAAGGAATTCAACATGTTGTCATATATATACTACCCTGCATCAGCTACTACACTCTCTTTGAACCTCTATTTGCCTAAGTTGGATGCAGAAACATCATGTGAGTATAAAGACATACAAAAGCCTATTCAAATACCAGGTTGTATACCACTCCATGGCAGAGATCTTTCAACCACAATTCAAGATAGATCAAGTCAACTTTATAAATTTAAACTCCAACGTGTAaaaaaattccattttgttgatGGGATTTTTGTTAATAGCTTCTTAGAAATGGAAATGGGTCCTATAAAAACATTGACACAAGAAGGAAGTGGTAACCCTGTTGTGTATCCTGTTGGACCCATTATCCAACAGGATACGCAACATGGTAATAACATAGAGTGTTCGGCATGGTTAGATAAACAAAAACCTCGTTCGGTTTTGTTTGTGTCTTTTGGAAGTGGTGGTACACTTTCACAAGAACAAATTTTTGAGCTAGCTTTGGGTTTGGAATTGAGTAATCATAAATTCTTATGGGTTGTAAGAGCACCAAGTAGTAGATCAAAAAGTGCTGCATATCTTTCTGCACAAAATGATGGTATTGACCCTTCAGAGTTTTTACCATATGGGTTCTTGGAGAGAACCAAGGAGAAAGGTTTGGTCATTACATCATGGGCACCTCAGATTCAAATCCTTAGTCACAGTTCAGTTGGTGGGTTTTTGAGTCACTGTGGTTGGAATTCAACGCTTGAGAGTGCGATGCACGGTGTGCCGCTAATCACATGGCCTCTGTTTGCAGAGCAGAGAATGAATGCTGTTTTGTTGAATGAGGGGCTAAAAGTAGGATTGAGGCCAAAAGTTAATGAAAATGGCATTGTGGAAAAGATAGAAGTTGCTGAAGTGATCAAGTGTTTCATGAAAGATGAGAAATTGCGCAATaatatgaagaaattaaaagaaGCTGCTACCAATGCACTCAAAGAAAATGGATCTTCTATAAAGATTCTTTCTCAATTAACACTCAAGTGGAGAAATTTGGCAAAGGAAACTAACTTCAAGGAATGTTTTACTGAGATTGTTGTTTTTTAA